The sequence ATTGTGGGCTTCATTTTATTCACTCATGAACTTTATTTACTCAGGTGTTTAATACTTGGCTTAtatagtttattatttaaaaataattattgtttTGTAAAAATCCTGTGATTTTTGTGTGAATATCTAACTGAGTGCCCATGTCTTCTCCAGAGTATTCTAGAGCAGGACATGTTCCACCGTTCTCTGATAGCCTGCTGTCTGGAGATTGTCATCTTCTCCTACCATCCACCCGGTGAGTTCCAGTGGGTTCTACGGATCTTTGACATTCCACCTTACCACTTTTATAAGGTGAGTCCATACAAATGTACAGTAACATTCCACACCATCTCAGAGGTATACATCTGAATAGATTTACCtgactctttctccctctcttccacTCATTAGGTGATCGAGGTGCTGGTTCGGGCGGAAGAAGGTCTTGTCAGGGAGGTGGTGAAGCATCTGAACCATGTGGAGGAGCAGGTGCTGGAGAGCCTGGCCTGGAAAAAGAGTTCCCCACTCTGGGAGAGCATTAAAGGGGCCAAAAACCGTGTGCCTTCCTGTCAGGAGGTGAGACTGAACACCTGTTTCTAACCATGCTTtcttgaaaatgaaaatttctGGCCCAGACATTCAGGACACACTGAGTGGACAATCATTTTAAACAGAcagctttaaataaatgttttaaatgttctaGTAATCTGCTAATGTGACACATCATTAGCATGTGACTCCATTTTTCACACTCTATGCAACAATATAAAAATaggaagaaaacagtgtttaaTATTCAATTTTTATcgctaaaaatatttttttatgtgtaaCAAAAGTGctaatttttgaccattttcagccaaaatattttgtttccTGCTAATTAATAACTAATTAATGTCGTTTTATCCAAATTTCACGTCTGATGATGTGAATTAAAATCCTTTCTGTTTGTGGAACTGCATGTTAGGTCATGCCTCCTCAGTACCTGGAGGATGGATCTGGTGACCTTCACACTCCGAAAACTAATGAGCTCAGTGCTAATACTGCAGGATCAGGAAAAGGTAAAGGCGTGTAGGACAAACGAATCACTGAAGACACACAGTGGAATAGTATACTCTATACTAGCAGTCTGTTTACTCCTGTTCAATATGCTTTAATCCTCCAGGAGTGGCCTCCTCTTCCTCAACTCTTCACGAGCGCTACAGCTCTCCACCCACAGGGACAGCACGCAGACGCCTCTTTGTGGATTCAGAAATGGCCTCTGACCCTCCTGCATCGACCCGGGTCAGCCAGCCCTCGTTGGTCAGCACAATACCAGCGGGCCAGACCGTGGTCACTATGGCAAcagctactgttactgctaacAACGGACAGACTGTTACAATACCTGTGCAAGGTGCAGTGAGCTATTCAAGTGCTGCTTTAATTGGATTATGTGCTaataaaagatataataatTAAGTACAGTACTAATAAAATACTGTCTCATGGTCCAATATCGACAAAGGACagtatttgttgtttttgccagatattttgttttaatagaGTAAAATCCACTGTTAAATCATCTAGCTACTATTTCTAGTAATTCTCAGTAGAGCAGAACTAAGTTATTAgtacaataataaatacaaaataatataaaaaacatattttcattAAGATTGACGaatggtttgtttttattatcatAACATGTCCAGTTACAAGCATAATAATTCTTTAGAGTGAGAACAAAAATGTGCTCCTCTCTGCAGGGATAGCCAATGAGAACGGAGGCATCACGTTTATCCCAGTGCAGGTGAGCGTGACGGGACAGAGTGGACCAGGACTACAGCCTCTCACTGCCCAGGCTCTGACTGGCTCACTGAACACCCAACAGCTGACGACCACCATGCCTGCTGGCACTGTTCACACCAGCCCTACAGCCAGCAAGCAGGCCAAGATGAGCCCTCAGCAGGGAACACCGAACAGAGCGCAGAGAACAGGCTCCCTCTGTCTGTTCTTCCGCAAGGTGAGCGAGGACGTCGAGGTTGTATAAAGAATTCGTCGATAATACAATAAACTAATGACTCAGCTTAGTTTACATACATTCATAGCATGTCCTTTTCTGACCTGTCTATCAGGTGTATCACCTGGCCAGCGTACGTCTCCGAGACCTGTGTGTGAAGCTGGACATCAGCACGGATCTGCGCAGGAAGATCTGGACCTGCTTTGAGTATTCTCTGGTGCACTGCACTGAGCTGATGATGGATCGGCACCTCGACCAACTGCTCATGTGTGCCATCTACGTCATGGCTAAGGTGCGGGAGAGAAAGCAAAccagaataaaatgtaatgcaGATGTGTTTTCTTGCTGCTTTGCTTCACACAGTCTGTTGCGTGTGGGTTGAACAGGTGACCAAAGAGGATAAATCCTTCCAGAACATCATGAAGTGTTACAGATCTCAGCCTCAGGCTAGCAGCAGTGTAAGCACAGTATCACTGGACAAcataaaatatactgtaaaagcagtgctggtgatgatgatgatgatgatgatgctcttCCAGGTTTACAGGAGTGTCCTGATATCAGGACGAAAGAGACGCCAATCGGGCAACAGTGACAACAACAGACAGAACTCTCCACCTGACGGAGGGCCTgaacaaggtacacacacacacacacacacacacagttttatccACACAGCCATCTATACATCTAAACGACATCTTTATCTGTTCATTATGTAGCTGTGTTCTAATGATTTTATAGCAATGCATAAAttttatgatataaaatatagataaaaTCCTTTCAATTTTTatcattatataaaatatttacataattacaAAAGCCTGTTCCTCCTTACAGTAAGTTTAAGTGCAAATAAATGGACATAAACTGTGTGAcacaacaatatatatatattttatttattcatatatttatttattggtttatttatttatttttcaaaaatagtAGAAGCCATTTCTAGATGTTTCTTGATAAAATTATACTATTTCGAAAAAtcatgttttgtctttttttgtcatttttgctcTCAAGTAAACATAACCTCTATATATGATCCCTTTGattcaatattatattatattatattttattatattatattatattatattatattatattatattatattatattatattatattatattatattatattattaatgtacttTGAGTAAAATACTGATCCTCCTCTCCTAAATGAAGCTGCTCATCCGTGGTATTTCAATCTGAATGAAAATTGGAGATGAAAAGCATTTTGTCTTCCGCAGCAGCAACAAGCGGAAACAGCAGTCCCGTGTCGATGCGCTCCAGCAGCACTCTGCCTGTTCCTCAACCCAGCAGTGCTTCCTctacacccacacgcacacccGGTGCAGTGccagagcaggaggaggaggaggaggaggaggagcacgGGGATCTCATTTGTTTCTACAACCAGGTCTACGTCAAACAGATCAAACTGTTTGCCCTGCGCTACTCCCCCAGCTCACCTAAAGCAGGGGTGGGTGAGGTTTGTGTTTGTTCTAGGAGACTGTTCTTTTAACATCCCTTTATTAGAAGGCTTATCCTCCGTAATgatttgtgatgtgtgtaggcCGAGACTCCGCCTCTGTGTCCATACCCTTCACTCCGGATCGGTTCACCACGCAGGGTCCTCCTTTCTCACAACCACTCCATCTACATCTCTCCCCATAAGACGGACAGTCCGCTGACCCCCAGAGACAAGATCTTCTACTACATCAGCTCAAGTCCATCAAATGTAAAGCATCACACTGACACGTGAAAGCactcactattacacacacatatttttatCCTCTATGTCTGGTGTGATCTCTGTACCAATACTTTTACCTACAAAGTTAATTCTTCCTGCTCTGATTGTCTCTCAGCGACTGCGGGAGATAAATAGTATGCTCCGTACCGGAGAGACGCCGACTAAGAAGCGCAGCATGGCTctggaggaggagcagcagtctCCTGCTAAGAGGCTGTGCCAGGAGAACCACAGTGCTTTCTTCCGCCGCCTGCAGGATGTCGCCAATGACCGCAACAACTCCCATTAACGCAGACAGCACCACGTAGCCCATGTCTGAACATAATGAATGACAATAAATTTCAGGAAATGTCCATTTTAAGAAAGTGCACACAGCCAGACTCACCAACATACGCCAACACGTGAGCATGAGCATGGAGCAGACACCATCATGGTGCAAAAAACCCACATTTAACCAACAGCTTCTTCTGCGCTCAGAGCATACATCTTAATGCACCAATTTAACagcatttttaaatacattttacagaAATACCTACAAACGTGCGTGTTTATAATTCTCTACCTTTTGAATATAACTAAATATCAATATCATATACTTTAGATAAGTTTAATATTCATGTTAGAAAAAAGATGATATACTTAACAATGGATTTGTGAGAAAATCCTGCCTTGCGTTTGTTCtggctttaaaaagaaaaaaacaaaaacaaaactattttcataaaagaaaaatttatAAAGTATTGTGACCACAGTTCCTGGTTTCTTAATTCATTAAGAGATGATTGTGAACACTTTTATATGTGGAAACTtttctctgtgtatttgtgatTTATATAGCTAATATATTTATGCTATTTTTCTAACTTTAGTTAGAGAGATATCAGTTAGAGACAACTGACATGTTCAtagaataaacattttaaagtaatatttatttttcctctgcCCTGCATGTATGTGATAACTGTTTAAAACAAACTtagcatttttttcttctcacatttattgtcattattcGTGATAAGTgtgctgtttctgttttcttgGTCTCAAATGTGGCATCATTAcagtccatgtgtgtgtgtgtgtgtgtcatgttaaAGGGCAGTCCCATTTCCAGTAAGTGCCTTTTATATTTTTGACTTTAATGGACTTTGTACAGCTAACTCAGAGCTGATGTTATTTTGCTCACCTCACCTGGCATTTAGTAAAGTAAAGAAACCACACCAACTCATGAAGGTGCTCCATGTTTGTAAACTGCTTTACAGAATGTCTTAAGATCCGATCAcaagtgtgtgtgaactgtaaTACAAGGAGAAACGTGTCCTCCAGTGAGCTTTCACCACTAGATGGTGTCCTGTTCTTCACTACTGGTTCACTGCTTCAGCAGATCTACATGCAAATAGAGTAGATGGTTTTATTTTGGCACGGTTTTGCAAAGCACTGGTGCGTGGGGCTTCAGGAGATTAAGCTGCAGGGAGAAATCCCCGACTGGGTTCGAGTACACAACAAACCTACAGCAGCGGTCAGAGACTAGAGCATGATTTACACTGTCCATGTAAACAAATCTATACAGATACCTCAATCATTTCACTCCAGtatgagtaaaagtacagataaACGTTTATATATTATTAGTGACGTTGACAAATACAGTTAGGAGTACTACACTGTTTAATAAATCACTACagcaataaatatattttaaaacattgctTACATATAATGCTACACAATTTGTTGCTTATATTAGGTGTGTAGTGCTTATTAAAGGATCTACAGTATTTTGGTGTGGGTTACcatatggaaaaaaatacaacaatgaACATAAACttagtaaatatttcattattttctgtcaCTGCTGAAACAGAGGAATCTGGAGTGTTTAACATCTTAAATcaggtttctttttttacacttttcttTCATGAAATTGTATTTTCAAACTGGTGTAGGTTCTTTCAAAACCCTCCTTTTATTGCCATATGAGAGAGTGATATTTAAATTAGAATAGAAATAGTATTCCTCATACCTGTGTTCTCTTCCTCAGTTAATGGTCAACACCTCAGTATGATCTAATTCACCCTCACCAGTATCTACAGGAATAGCCAGTGCTTCCTACAGAAAGTTTCTGTGTCCATGTACCGAACCACAGGTGtatataaatcattattctGAGCAtggaacaatacagaaaaataaacaacaacatatttattttatttttgtaatcattttatatcatgGTGATATCACCATGCAAATGGAATGAAAATATCCTTCTGATCTTCTGTCAGATCaggaaatgtaaatcatttctCCTAGAATACaaatatctataaatataaatctaaaataaaacacctgTTGTTACAAAAAGACTAGTCTTGAACAGGTTATCAAATGCGTGAAGAAGAGCCGTAATGGTTATTTGTACAAGATTATGACAaagtaataagaatacatttGGTTAAACCCAACATTCTTCAAAACTCAGTTCTTCCCTTTATAGGATCTAATAGAAAGCTGTTAAGGTGATGAGCAAGTCACTGAGTAAGACTGTGCTGAGCCTCACTTTAATATGAGAAGTCATCACAAGTCTGACTATCAGTGAGTCAGTGCTGCTGGGAAGTGtagcctttgtgtgtgtgtgtgtgtgtgtgtgtgtgtgtgtgtgtgtgtgtgtgtgtgcacgtgtgtgtgtttgtgtgtgtgtgtgtgtgtccatactgCTGGTCCAATATATCCTCTATGAAAGACCCACATATCTGAGTGTGttagtcagtgtgtgaggtcactgtctgaaatatgacCACATGCTGTGATTTCATACCTCACTCAGCTCATTCATTTGAAGTGCACTGACCTGTTGTTAATCAGTTTTGCTTCCACTCCTGACTAAACAATACAATGCAATTTTAATAGCTTATTCTGGCTTCCACCAAAATTCTGTTTGTAACTGTATTTATCTCTATAGATGCCTtctgttttaatataaatatgaccTTGAAAGAAAAGCACCAAGGTtatttaaacacaccacaccggTTCCCTTCTGTGGGAAATAGCAGTGGAAGTGGGAGTGCAAAATTACAACTCATGATAAATATTTAGAGATTTAAGCATAGATCTAGCTGATGTACTGGGATTAAACCACAATTATGAGAAAGCCTTTTACTCGAGATGAACCACGGCTATCTGGTTTATAAGAGGAGAAACCGCAAGCTGGCAGACGAGCTCTCACATGCAAACACAGCCACATTCCACATACAGTGCACACGTGAAATATCTGACACACATAATAAGGGTGTGTTTTTTCTGTCATGGTGTTATAACCTTAGCCATGCAGGAGGCCTGGAACAGAACAGAGGCTAAGCTTTGACGTCCTTCCTGATGTGGAAACACTCAATTAtagagatttacacacacatgcctttAAACATTTCCTTAAAGGAATAACTGAAGGATTGAAATAGATTAAACCTTTtctagctctatgttgtttgaagaaaattaaatataattctgACTTATTggttttctttataaaaaaaacatgataaatCAGAGGGTGATGTATGTAGTGTAATAAAAGACACGAGATTGAAAGAGCTTTGCTTTAAAGTGAAAGATGCCAAAGAATGACATAGATGGAGTTactaaagaaatatttattctgCCATTCCTTTACCTGCCAATCTTCCGAGCGACTCGTCTCACTGGCAGCTTTACTAGGCAGATTTACTGCATCGTAAGCTCGGGTCCTGCCGAACATGCCTAACAAACCATAAATATGAACTATATTCATGTAAACAGATGCTGTGACGTCGCTTACACCTCCATGGTTGAGCAACATCTGAATTCCTTCTTAAAAAATGCAGGCAAAAACGTAGAGAATAAACGTAAACTGAGTgtccttttgttgttgtttttatttgaaagaAGCATCCACCTTTGTGTAACTCTATAAAGTGTCTTAGAGAGGTTATGAAATTCCTAAGTTATTTTAGTAGCCCTCTGAAAATTGATGAATGTAAGTAATGGACTGTGTTGAATGTTTTAGGATAAAAGTATTTCATTGTTTAGTATTTTTGAAGACTTCACCTCGCTCCATCTGATACTTTTGTGTTGAAATAAAAGGACCGGTCTTTCAGAAGCTaatgtttgttggtttgttttgcttttttacaCAATCAAGATATCTCACTTCACAATGAGATAAAGAAAATGCTAGAGACGCCATGAATCTCAGTGAATCAGTTATTTATCTAACTATGAGACTTTATTTAACTACAAACTGAGGAACATTATaacatatataacagtataaatgaataaatctcaGTATTATTTCACTGAACCCTCACTTCAGCCTGCAACATATTTTTGCATGAGGTCATTCACTTGCATGTGTACAAGGCTATAGTTATCATACAGGAATAGAAACAGTGTGAATCCAGGGTTTGTTTATAGGAAATAAAGGTGTCATTTTGCCACTTCCAGTCTGTTGTTACGGTCCCCAGGCAAGGCAAAGCACTGCTCCAGCAGAGACCTTCATATCTAATGACTGTAAAAGATGACTCATAGGAAGTAGTGAAATACACCTggctctcagacacacacacacacacacacgcacacacacacacacacacacacacacacacacgcacacacacacacacaggcacatgcAGTCACACAcgtatattaatatatttgacCAGTATGCTGTAGAAGCTACCATAAATCAGAAGATCCAGTTGACAGTAATAGTCATGTTTATACTCCATCAAAGGCTAAAGGAAAATTCCAGACTGATTAGGTAGTCCGTTTGGGTCAACAACCTATGTCCATAGAAGTAAAAGATGATGACTGACAGTACAAAAAGAAGGCTTATGTTTGCATGACAGAATTGTTTCATAAAATGTCCTTCTTTCATCATATTACACTCTCATATAATTTTGTTCCTGAAGTACTCTGAAACTAGTGAAATGCCGGGATCAGTTAATGATGGATTGCTGCCTCCTCGTTGCTGACTCAGATTCAGCCAACCATTGCCTTCTGAAGTTTTGaagttaaacaaatattttaatggGAAGGAAAGACTATTAAAAAATTTCACAACTCCAAGTTAGTGTATTCATAATTCTACTTTGAGAAATCAGCTACAGCTAGAATCCATACTGGGAAAGGACAGAAACACCACTGGCcagttagaggaaaataatccctGCTTTGGTGGCGTGATGCGGTCCTGCTGGAGTGGACTTATTGTTACCCCCCGGAAATGGACCCTTCTCCAACAGCGGCATGATGCAGCAAAGTTTTATTCTCCTTATACCACATAAATTTGTCAAggattacaatttattttactattttttttaagaaattattTTCACTTTCACATTATGGCATCTATAAACAACAGTCCCATAACAAGTTTTTCCTATCTCTCTTCtcaagaaaaaaacagcttgtcATTTTCCCAAAACACTGGGAAGtgttctcctctgtcctgaagccTTTACAGCGGTGAGAAGCTTACTGAAGTGGAGACTTCTATAAGCATCTCCGTTCAGAGAGCTTCACTGATCGGATGTCTTTGTTAAATATTGTAAAGATCGTATGTAAAGTCACCCACATGTTTAAGCCTTTAATTACAAGCAGCACTAATGTAAGAGCTTCTGTCAGAGAAAACACCTTCTGACtcaaataatcaacaacatcTTGTATAATCAGTTTATTAAATTGTGCTCTTTGTGAGTAAGCTGCCTGTCTGAATGGGACACACGATGATCACAACAACTAGAACTCAGTCATGTGGAAGATCTCACCTGAAGGATGTAAAGCCTTTGTTTTGATCATGAGATTTTACCAGCCTCTGATTCATGCAGGTTTAACCACCCAAACCCCGCCTCTGTGCCCTACCGTCCAATGGGAATCGGGGTGGGCGTGGCTCTAGCCCCATCACGCTGTCAAAGAACGCGCACATTTTTGATGATGTCCACTCTCGTGGGTTTAAACACTCATCCCTGGGAATTTATCTGGACAGGGTTTTAGTTCGCGTGCAGTTTATTGTAAACAGCTTTACAGtttaaaagtgttaaataaGGCAGGAGTAGAGTTTCCTGTTGGTCAGTAAATAGTTTTATTGTGAGTTTTGGGAGCGGGGAAATTTGAAAGTGTTCAGTCCGCTCTTCTCTGCTGATGTGTGACCGGCATGTCGCGGAGAAAGCAGGCCAAGCCGCAGTGTGTCCACATGGATCCTCCTCTACACCTGGGtaagggtcaccacagcgatcACGTGACTCAAGGAGATAAGAATTTACAAAGAATTTACgatttgctttctctctctctctctatctctctctgtttatctctctctctctctctctctctctctctctgtttatctctctctctgtttatctctctctctttctctctctctccatgtgtctctctctctttctctctctctctctctctccatgtgtgtgtgtgactctgtctgtctatctctctctctctgtctatctctctctctttctctttctctctctctccatgtgtgtgtgtgtgtctgtctctctctctctctctccatgtgtgtgtgtctctgtatgtctctctctctctctctctctctctctctccatgtgtgtgtgtctctgtatgtctctctctctctctctctctctctctctctctctctctccatgtgtgtgtgtctctctctctctctctctctctctctctctctctccatgtgtgtgtgtgtgtctctgtctgtctatctctctctctctgtctatctctctctccatgtgtgtgtgtgtgtgtgtgtctctctctctctcagttaatgctttaaacttcTCCATGTTTTCGGGAAACTCAGCTGAGAATCTTGTTGTAATTGTTTGCTGCCCCtgtagtgagtgagaggtgtgaaGGACCTGAAATGTTGAAGTTTACCTGAAATGTTTGCTACAGCCTGAAATGTAGCTTCCAGAGTCAAAGCTATTaatactgatttattttctttacgaCCAAACCAGCAAGCCATGATCATGAAAAATAATGCATAGATTTCCAGCATTTAAGAAATTGCATTATTTAATAGTTATTAATATCCAATTACACTAGTGTTCATAATACATCCTCATAATATTACATTATTCTGAATGATTTTTCCAAGTAGTAACAGAATATTTATTAAGGACTGGTCAGCATGCTggaaaaaaagtataataaaagTGTGCAATCATGATGATTTTCAAAATGAGAAATTAAAATTGATCTACAGATATGTTCAGAGGACAGAGAAGAGGAGTATGCAGGTTATTGGAGAACATTTACCtgatttttccttttcatttcttttcatttcattataccAACCTACATTAGACTATTTTTATGATATGGAATACCTGTGgaaacaaatacacaccatgttgtgttgttataaatGATAGTGCCTTGTTTTGGGTAAACAAAATTGACATTGAACAGTAagattatttaatattcatttgtGATTAAAGTTTTATCtaacaatatattttttgtcttgTTCTCTGAAGATAATGCAGACTTCCACCTAAACAGTAGCGTCTCTCTGCCCTGTGACGTCCACGTGTGTGAGAATTGCTGCGCTGAGTTTTTCAGCGTCTCAGATCTCCACGAGCATCAGATGAACTGCTCTCAGGATCCGCTAGTTCTGATAGTGAGTGAAGATGGAAGTACGACCTCTCCATCTTCATCTTTCACATTTAATTCACCTACTCACAGTACAGACGACCAGACAAACAGCACCGCTACAGACGATACTGAAGGATTATATGACAAAATACTTGAGGAAAACAGAAAATCATCACCTGTGTCTGACTCCAACAGTGACGACGTCAGTCATTTCCAATCAGATATTGAGAACAATGTAGAAAATCAGACTGCATGTACTTCCACCCTAACTTCAGCATACTCCACAGTTCTGCCTCAACCAGACTCTTTACCTGAACCAGGTACGTCGTCCTCCACCAGCAGCAACGTCGTCATTGAGAATTTAGGAAGTACAAGGGTGGCTGTGGCTCAGTTCCCTCAGGATGTGCGTTTGAATGCAGTGATTAACAGCACCGGTCTGACCAAC comes from Hemibagrus wyckioides isolate EC202008001 linkage group LG14, SWU_Hwy_1.0, whole genome shotgun sequence and encodes:
- the rbl2 gene encoding retinoblastoma-like protein 2 isoform X4 — encoded protein: MRGDQGPVQLIYRNFPMISDDLVNSYHLLLCALDLVYSNSLLCSSRKDLLNPSFKGLSDEFNSKDYKPGTGPLCFIEQLCELHHGVVLDAKGVKEHFWKPFIKKLFERKILKGKEETLTGFLDPVHFGDSLASLTRAYEEHVLSSGALDERIFLGDGAKEDIGTPGPFLCEGTENQDQPPSILHKTLTASALKVSTPLTGRTYLQDSAFGTPVSSAMEGITRLHSLLSGLKHRPSLRLRDMLKACVRNPSEAIASRLREMSEVFLQSYEAKGDENRGLARDIAVKYFCLAEALYYKTLEGIIDQEKRRLGDSDLSSILEQDMFHRSLIACCLEIVIFSYHPPGEFQWVLRIFDIPPYHFYKVIEVLVRAEEGLVREVVKHLNHVEEQVLESLAWKKSSPLWESIKGAKNRVPSCQEVMPPQYLEDGSGDLHTPKTNELSANTAGSGKGVASSSSTLHERYSSPPTGTARRRLFVDSEMASDPPASTRVSQPSLVSTIPAGQTVVTMATATVTANNGQTVTIPVQGIANENGGITFIPVQVSVTGQSGPGLQPLTAQALTGSLNTQQLTTTMPAGTVHTSPTASKQAKMSPQQGTPNRAQRTGSLCLFFRKVYHLASVRLRDLCVKLDISTDLRRKIWTCFEYSLVHCTELMMDRHLDQLLMCAIYVMAKVTKEDKSFQNIMKCYRSQPQASSSVYRSVLISGRKRRQSGNSDNNRQNSPPDGGPEQAATSGNSSPVSMRSSSTLPVPQPSSASSTPTRTPGAVPEQEEEEEEEEHGDLICFYNQVYVKQIKLFALRYSPSSPKAGVGEAETPPLCPYPSLRIGSPRRVLLSHNHSIYISPHKTDSPLTPRDKIFYYISSSPSNRLREINSMLRTGETPTKKRSMALEEEQQSPAKRLCQENHSAFFRRLQDVANDRNNSH
- the rbl2 gene encoding retinoblastoma-like protein 2 isoform X5, producing the protein MISDDLVNSYHLLLCALDLVYSNSLLCSSRKDLLNPSFKGLSDEFNSKDYKPGTGPLCFIEQLCELHHGVVLDAKGVKEHFWKPFIKKLFERKILKGKEETLTGFLDPVHFGDSLASLTRAYEEHVLSSGALDERIFLGDGAKEDIGTPGPFLCEGTENQDQPPSILHKTLTASALKVSTPLTGRTYLQDSAFGTPVSSAMEGITRLHSLLSGLKHRPSLRLRDMLKACVRNPSEAIASRLREMSEVFLQSYEAKGDENRGLARDIAVKYFCLAEALYYKTLEGIIDQEKRRLGDSDLSSILEQDMFHRSLIACCLEIVIFSYHPPGEFQWVLRIFDIPPYHFYKVIEVLVRAEEGLVREVVKHLNHVEEQVLESLAWKKSSPLWESIKGAKNRVPSCQEVMPPQYLEDGSGDLHTPKTNELSANTAGSGKGVASSSSTLHERYSSPPTGTARRRLFVDSEMASDPPASTRVSQPSLVSTIPAGQTVVTMATATVTANNGQTVTIPVQGIANENGGITFIPVQVSVTGQSGPGLQPLTAQALTGSLNTQQLTTTMPAGTVHTSPTASKQAKMSPQQGTPNRAQRTGSLCLFFRKVYHLASVRLRDLCVKLDISTDLRRKIWTCFEYSLVHCTELMMDRHLDQLLMCAIYVMAKVTKEDKSFQNIMKCYRSQPQASSSVYRSVLISGRKRRQSGNSDNNRQNSPPDGGPEQAATSGNSSPVSMRSSSTLPVPQPSSASSTPTRTPGAVPEQEEEEEEEEHGDLICFYNQVYVKQIKLFALRYSPSSPKAGVGEAETPPLCPYPSLRIGSPRRVLLSHNHSIYISPHKTDSPLTPRDKIFYYISSSPSNRLREINSMLRTGETPTKKRSMALEEEQQSPAKRLCQENHSAFFRRLQDVANDRNNSH